The following proteins are encoded in a genomic region of Parus major isolate Abel chromosome 20, Parus_major1.1, whole genome shotgun sequence:
- the ZGPAT gene encoding zinc finger CCCH-type with G patch domain-containing protein, translating to MDEESLEAAIQTYNAQLEQVELALGAGQDPSQQSDLIQLQEDLKQLIELTESSLVAVKKSKLLATLDTDASSSSPAGLPGQDSHLESSAQDEEYAAFKEAIAGLGTDEEPPAGDNEISSEREGKTGDKTKSKCSEEEEESEREEEEEELSGMKVKAPYYSSWGTLEYHNAMIVGTEELEDGSAGVRVLYLYPTHKSLKPCPFFLDDKCRFKENCRFSHGQVVSVEELQPFQEPDLSSLGVGSACLAKHSDGIWYTAKITDVDSGYYTVKFDSLLLKEAVVEGDSVIPPLRSEDAAESGESDEDSVDDSGYAKVIDSGVPENGEWTPACSSSFGGWEAHTRGIGSKLLVQMGYEFGKGLGKNGEGRVEPVQAVVLPRGKSLDQCAEVLQKKKQGKLEPGKSRKCRAKGSNSGQTGGRKAPRNVFDFLNEKLRGKSAGDKAGGMALPQRNSKEIYHASKSTKKALSVSLFQTTEKIEQTQRDIRGIQQALARNIGRHSIAAAQLEEKLADAHKQLGQLQAQEARLQREQKKADTHKKMTEF from the exons ATGGATGAAGAGAGTCTGGAAGCAGCGATCCAGACCTACAACGcgcagctggagcaggtggagctGGCGCTGGGGGCGGGCCAGGACCCATCGCAGCAGTCCGACCtgatccagctgcaggaggactTGAAGCAGCTGATAGAACTGACCGAGTCGAGCCTGGTGGCTGTGAAAAAGAGCAAACTTCTCGCCACTTTGGACACAGatgcctcctcctcctccccagcaggtCTCCCAGGGCAGGATTCCCATCTGGAGAGCTCTGCCCAAGATGAGGAATACGCTGCTTTTAAGGAAGCCATTGCTGGGCTTGGAACAGATGAGGAGCCTCCAGCTGGTGACAACGAAATCTCCTcggagagagagggaaaaactggggataaaaccaaatcaaagtgcagtgaagaggaggaggagtctgagagagaggaggaggaggaggagttgAGTGGGATGAAGGTTAAAGCCCCCTACTACAGCTCCTGGGGGACCCTGGAGTACCACAATGCCATGATTGTGGggacagaggagctggaggatggCAGTGCAGGGGTCAGGGTGCTCTATCTGTACCCAACCCACAAGTCCCTGAAGCCATGCCCATTCTTCCTGGATGACAAGTGCAGATTTAAGGAGAACTGTCG gtTTTCCCATGGTCAGGTGGTGTCTGTGGAGGAGCTCCAGCCGTTCCAGGAGCCCGACCTGAGCAGTCTGGGGGTGGGCTCAGCCTGCCTGGCCAAGCACAGTGATGGGATCTGGTACACGGCCAAAATCACCG ATGTGGACAGTGGTTACTACACGGTGAAATTTGACTCCCTGCTCCTCAAGGAGGCTGTGGTGGAAGGGGACAGTGTCATTCCACCCCTGAGAAGTGAAGATGCTGCTGAATCTGGCGAGTCTGATGAAGACAGTGTGGATGATTCTGGTTATGCCAAAG TGATAGACTCAGGGGTTCCAGAGAATGGGGAATGGacccctgcctgcagctcctctttcGGTGGATGGGAGGCCCATACTCGTGGCATTGGCTCCAAACTCCTTGTTCAGATGGGATATGAGTTTGGAAAAG GCTTAGGGAAGAATGGTGAGGGCAGAGTGGAGCCAGTGCAGGCTGTGGTGCTTCCTCGGGGGAAGTCCCTGGACCAGTGTGCTGAGGTGCTTCAGAAGAAGAAGCAGGGGAAGCTGGAGCCAGGCAAATCAAGGAAATGCCGAGCAAAGGGAAGCAACTCTGGACAGACGGGCGGCCGTAAGGCCCCGCGCAACGTGTTTGACTTCCTGAACGAGAAACTGCGCGGGAAGAGCGCTGGGGACAAGGCTGGGGGCATGGCTCTGCCCCAGAGGAACAGCAAAGAGATCTACCACGCCAGCAAGAGCACCAAGAAGGCCCTGAGTGTCAGCCTCTTCCAGACCACAGAGAAGATTGAGCAAACCCAGAGGGATATCAGGGGAATCCAGCAGGCCCTGGCGCGCAACATCGGGCG GCACAGcattgctgcagctcagctggaggaaaagctgGCTGATGCTCACaagcagctggggcagctgcaggcCCAGGAAGCCAGGCTGCAGCGGGAGCAGAAGAAAGCAGACACCCACAAGAAGATGACTGAATTCTAG